The proteins below are encoded in one region of Drosophila santomea strain STO CAGO 1482 chromosome 2R, Prin_Dsan_1.1, whole genome shotgun sequence:
- the LOC120444995 gene encoding uncharacterized protein LOC120444995 isoform X1 translates to MDVWGFCVSDTTMAYGGSMRSGYYRDYEEFPYGTLESTTSSHAVKDCYSRVQEKCKQIKSEKQMRKDCPFCKEHKKRPLINYMRKREQRKHHDSICEDEEDMHEHEHELEHSHNHSQSAVLAAPQSCKV, encoded by the exons ATGGATGTTTGGGGATTCTGCGTCAGCGACACCACGATGGCATATGGCGGGTCCATGCGCAGCGGGTACTACAGGGACTACGAGGAATTCCCCTATGGAACCCTGGAGTCCACCACCTCCTCACATGCGGTCAAGGACTGCTACAGTCGTGTGCAAG AAAAGTGCAAGCAGATAAAGTCCGAGAAGCAGATGCGCAAGGACTGCCCGTTCTGCAAGGAGCACAAGAAGCGACCGCTCATCAACTACATGCGCAAGCGGGAGCAGCGGAAGCACCATGACAGCATCtgcgaggacgaggaggacaTGCACGAGCATGAGCATGAGTTGGAGCACAGCCACAATCACAGCCAGTCGGCCGTTCTTGCCGCCCCCCAAAGCTGCAAGGTGTGA